The genomic DNA CCAAAAACCGATTTTTCACATCTAATAGTACCACTGCAAAACGTTCCTGACTTTGCCACATTAAGTCTTGACTCAGGGTAGCGGCGGCGGCTAGAGGACTATCAATGACTGTACCATCGGCAGGACGGGATAAAAAAACTCGTTTACCTAATTCTATCGCTGCCAGAATTGTCGTAGCTTTTGCAGATCCCACACCATGAATTTCCATTAATTCAGCAGGTGTTACTTCCCGCAAAGCACCTAAAGGATCACGTTGATTTTTTCCTAATTCCTGTAAGATATGTTGTCCTAAACCCACGGCGGAAAGTTTACCTGGGCCTTGTCCAGTTCCCAACAAAATAGCAATTAATTCCGCAGTAGCTAATATTTTTGCGCCATGAGTCATTAATCTTTCACGGGGACGCTCATTTTCAGGTAGATCGGCAATTCTAAGGCAGTATGTCATATAACAACAAAGGGACAATGCACCAAAGATGGAACTATTCTTATTTATCCCTTTTTACAGCCGTAAATTATATTTAGTGACAAAAATATTTATTAAGTAGTCAGGAGTCAGAATAAATATCACCAATCCCCAATGCCCAATAACTAATTTACAGCTTCTTGGTAAATGATTTCTTGAAACTGAATAATATCTTTCTGTGGGTCAGCGATACTGACTTTCACTGATACTTGTTCACCTAAGCACACAGTACGTCTAAACATCATTGGTAACTGCAAACCTAAGTCTTCTAACAGAATTAATGCCAAGTTACTATCTTCCCGCAACCACATCAAAACTGTAATTTGCCATACTTGTTCAGGATGACGACGCAAATATTCCAAAGCATAATATCTGTTAGTCTGTCGTTCTACCATTGTTAGTTCTTGGGTAGTAGTGGTGACTGTCATCATCACTTCTTTTAGTTCTTCAGCAGAAAAGGGCAAGTTTTCTCCCCGCAAATGTGCTTTAAGTTGGAAGTGGGTGAGTAGGTCGCTGTAACGACGAATAGGGGAAGTTGCCTGGGTATATGTATCTAATCCTAATCCAGCATGACGCACTGGGTTAATGCTCATTTCACTTTTGGGCATACACCGACGCATGGCACAAAAACGCACAAAGCCAGCTGGAAGTTGTAATAATTCTTCTTCTGGGGGTAGTTCTGGTTGGGGTTGACCACGGAAGGGTAAAGGAATGTTATGGGTTTGTCCATAACGTGCTGCTACTTCCCCTGCTAAAATCATCATTTCTGCTACTAATTGCCGAGATGGAGAATCATCTAAAATATCAATGCTGATATCATCATCTTTGACTTTGATCATCGCCTCTGGCATATTGATACTGATCGCGCCTTGGTTATACCGCCAAGTTTTCCTTTTTTGAGCTAAATTAGCGATCGCGGCAATTTCTGGTTCTGCTTCTACTCCTAATTCCAGCATCTCATCTACATCTTCATAGGTGAGGCGATAGGTAGGTTTGATCAAACTAGGATGTATTCTATATTCTTCTACACCACCGTTTTCATCTAACACAACCCCAAAACTAAGGGCGCAACAAATTCTTCCCTGTACCAAACTCATTGGCCCTGTGGCCAAAACCTCTGGGAACATGGGGATCATTCCCGTAGGCAAGTAAACTGTACTACCCCGTTTTCTGGCTTCTAGGTCTAATTCATCTTCTGGTATTAACCAGCGGGTAGGATCAGCAATGTGTACCCACAGTTGTTCTCTACCATCTGGTAATGTTTCCCAGCTTAAACCATCATCTATTTCGGTGGTACTTTCGTCATCAACTGTATATACCTTGAGATGGGTAAGATCAACACGGTTGGTGTCTAAGTCTGCTGGGGGAGAATCTAAATTTTCTTGCGCCACTTCTAATACCTGATTGGGGAACTGAACGGGAATCGCAGAACGACGCAGGAATAGGTTTTCATGAGGACTCCACCAACTCAGGTCGATCAAAAGTTGTAATGCTGTCTGGGGTGTTGCTGAACGTCCCAGCATATTCATGGTTTCTAATACTGGGGCTGGCGGTGGATAAGTACGAACTAAAACATCAGCATTTATTCCCATTCTGATGATATCTGCCACTAGAGTTGCATATTTTTCTAGTGCTTCCAAACGCTGACGATCGTGACGTTGCCATTCTACGGTGTCGCCATTAAGTGCCTGTTCTACACGGGCTAAAAATTCCTGCTGTCCTTTGGCTTTTTGGGCTTCTACTTCAATTTGATGTTTACGTTCTGCTACTTGTGCTGCACTGCGGGGTTCATAAGCATCCCCTTTTTGTTTGAAATAAAGTTTGTCTTCTGATAACAAGCAATGAGCAGCATAGCAATGTTGTGGTTCTGATTCTGAAAACAACAAGTTTGCCATTTGGCGGGAAGTTGCATTTTCCCCATCTTCCACTAATAGTTCCCAAGCCACTTCCAAGCTTGATGGATCTAGATATGGTTGGACTTCCTTTAAAAAGTTGGGAATATCACCTGGTTTGTAGGTTGTTCCGTTGCTATTAACTGTGTAAGTTATTTGTCTAGGTGCGAGGCTGTGAGACTGTCCTCTTGCGTCTATTACAAACCAACGGGTTTTACCGTCTGGACGATCTACCACTCCCAGACGACTGTCACCTTGAACTTTGAATTCAACTAGCGTACCCTTCTCCACAACTCTTATACTTTTTAGTAATTTTAGATTTTAGATTAAATAACCAGTAACTTCAGTTGCTAGTTATTAATTTAGGTTGGGTATTGATAATTTGGTGATTGGCAAATTGATTACCTACTGCCTGACTCCCTATTACCTCTAACCCAAATCCAAGAATTTTAAATCTTGAATAATTTTAAATCTCGAAAGTCATTATACACTTCCTTGTCACTGCTGAAATTTTAGATTTTGGACTAAAAGTAAACGTTTAATTTTTACCAACGTTACTTTTGTTGGATGTTTATCTAAAATCCAAAATCCAAAATCCAAAATTTTACTAGGCTTCTGCGTTTATGAATGGCAATAAAGCGACAATGCGAGCGCGTTTAATTGCTGATGTTAATTGGCGTTGTTGCTGGCAAGTTAATCCAGTAATACGTCTGGGTAGGATCTTACCACGCTCTGTGATAAATTTACGTAGTAAATCAACATCTTTATAATCAATTGGTTCTCCTGGCTTAATAGGCGACAGGCGACGACGATAGTAGCTCATCTTTACTTGATTTCCTTGTGAACAGTGTGTTTGTTACAGTGGCGACAGAACTTTTTCAGTTCTAAACGGGCGGTGGTGTTCCGGCGGTTCTTGGTGCTGGTATAGCGGGAAACGCCTGGAGAACGTTTGTCTGGGTTGGTTCGACACTCGGTGCATTCTAGTGTCACTATTAGGCGGGCACCTTTACTCTTAGCCATAATTTTACAAACAGTAAAGCCGGGAGAGAATTTAACACAAATGACTATCTTCTCACATTTCGCTGCACTTTTTCAACTAACCGCTGAATTTTTAAATCTAGGGAGTAGCCGCGCTGGGAAGAAACGATGATAGTCCTAGCATAACGATCATGGAAGGCCTGTCGCATTTTAGCATTTGACAAGGCTGCACCACAGTCAATTACTAGGGGTAGTAAGAACAGTATGGCTGTAGGATTAGCAATGATGTTGCTCAAACCTATGGATGCTAACAGGGTATTAAAGCAAATAATTCCTTCTCGTTGCAACAATGCTGAAAGTTGAGGAATTCTGCTGACTATCTGCCCATTTTCTATTGCTAACACTTTTAAGTCAACTGCCCAACGACCTAAACTTTGACCTTGGTTGTTAACAACAATTACAACACGTAAAATCAACCAAGCTAGTATAAAAACAAATATTTGGACGAATTGAATACCGATTTTACTACTTCCCAGTAGGGAGCTAACTAGCCATATACCAAGAAAATCTATACCTAGTGCTATACAGCGACGGGTAATTGTCCCTTTGGGATAGTGTTTTTGGGGTGTTTTAATTATACTCATTTAAAGTATACAAAACTATCATCATTAATTATGTTGTCAGTCCGAGATGCAGAAGCTACTATTTTAAATTCCGTAAAACCGCTGGATAACCAGCTAGATGTAGAATTCATTGATTTGCTGATGGCGAATAATCGTATTTTAGCAACTCCAGTTACTAGCTCTGTTAATTTTCCCCATTGGGATAATTCGGCGATGGATGGTTATGCTGTGCGTTATGCAGATGTACATCAAGCTAGGTCTGATAAACCTGTGGTTTTGGAAATTGTGGCAGAAATTCCCGCTGGTTATCAACCCCAGATTACTATTAAACCTGGACAAGCCGCGCGTATTTTTACAGGTGCTGTGATGCCTGCTGGTGCGGATACTGTGGTGATGCAGGAAAAAACTCACCGTCAAGATAACCGGGTTTTGATTTTTATTGCCCCTCAACCTCGTGAGTTTGTTAGACGTAAGGGTGATTTTTATCAAGCAGGTACGGAACTTTTGCCCGGTGGTATTGTGTTAACGGCTGGGGAAATTGCGGTGTTAGCTGGGGCGGGTAGGGAACAGGTAGGGGTTTTCCGTCGTCCTAAAGTAGCAATTTTTTCTAGTGGTGATGAGTTGGTGATGCCGGAACAGTTACTTAAACCAGGTCAAATTGTTGATTCTAATCAGTTTGCTTTGGCGACTTTGATGCGGGAGTTGGGGGCTGAGGTGTTATTGCTGGGTATTGTTGAGGATGATCCTGAAGCTTTAACAGAAATTATAGATTATGCGATCGCCAATGCGGATATTGTCATTTCTACAGGTGGTGTATCTGTTGGTGATTATGACTACATAGGTAAAACTTTGGCATCTTTGGGTGGAAAGGTTCATTTTCAATCTGTGCAGATGCGTCCGGGTAAACCCTTAACTTTTGCAACTTTTCCTAATTCTTTATACTTTGGCTTACCTGGAAATCCTGTGTCTGCCCTGGTAACTTGTTGGCGGTTTGTCAAACCTGCAATTAGAAGAATGGCGGGACTTGCCCAAGGTTGGGGCGGAAAATTTATCAGGGTGCGATCGCACTCTCAACTACAATCTCATGGTAAAATGGAAACTTATATATGTGGAAATTTACACCTAGTCAATGGTGTTTACCAATTTCATAAAGCTCAGGGTAATGACAGTTCCGGTAATTTAATAAATTTAGTCCAGACTAACGCTTTAGCAGTTCTTCCTGTCGGTCAAACGTTGGTTTCTCCCGGTGAGGAAGTTGTGGTATTGCAACCATAGGCAGAATATCAAGGAGGGGAGAACGGCCGTTCTCCCGTACAGGAGTCAGAGATAAAGAAGTAATATCTGATTCTCCCACTCACCCCCTCACCCACTCTCCCCTTGCCAAATTAGTATAATTGTACTATAATAGATTCATCGCCTCCAAGCTGTAAACCACATCTGGAAGATGGATGAATCCTATGATGAAACACTATATTCTCAGTCTTAATCCTACAGCCAAGCATGAATGGGATCGTTGTATTTTACGAGATCCTCTCACTGCAAAACGTCCAGACATAGCAAAATTAATTGCTGAAGCAGTAGGAGAGAATACAGGTAGTTATTTAGTCAGTGTAAATATTGAAGTCAAGGTATTAGAAGAAGCTGCAACACAGCAAACTGAACAAATTTCACTACCCTTCCCAGAAATGAATATTCCTTCACAAATACGGGAAGCAGCGTAAACAACGGGAGTCAGGAGGGGCGAACGGCCGTTCGCCCGTACAGGAGTCAAAAGGTAAATATTTCTCCCCCTCTCCCCGTTACCTATCACTTGGTAATTTCTGTAATAATTCCTGGGTTAATTGAGTAAATGCCTTAGCACCAGCAGAACCAGGACTCATTAAAGCCACAGGCATAAAACTATCAACAGCCCTAGCTACATTGACATCTACAGGAATTTGTGACTGACAAATAGTTTCTACACCAAAATCTTCGACAACACGGTGCATTACTTGTTTATAATATCTGCCAGTTAATAAATTAGTATTGCACATACTAAAGACAATTCCTAACATTTTAGTATTGATTTTCGCTTCATGTTCATGACTATCTTTTAACTTAGCAATACGTCTTTCTAATAATTGAATTCCCACTACAGATAAAGGTTCTGGTTTAGCAGGAAGAACGTAAAAATCGCTAGTAGCCAAAGCACTACGAGTCATGAGATTATAACCAGGAGCGCAGTCTAAAAGAATAAAATCATATTTTTCCCGTACTGGTTTTAAAATATCTCTAATTAAGACTCTTTCAAAACGATTCCAGATAGTTTCAAAATCATTTTCTTCTAATGCTACAGCTTGATTATGCAGCATTTCAGAAACAACAAATTCATCATATAAATCTATATCTCCTGGTAGTAAATCTAATCCTGGGAGTTTACATAATTGAGATTCAATAATGTCGTGAATTTGTAATTCAGGATTTGGTTCTGGGTTAATAACTTCATCTATTAAATATCTAAAAGTTTTTCTTTGTTTACGACGTTTGGCAAATTCTAGAGGTGACATTAAACTCAGTGTGGCACTAATTTGACTATCTAAGTCCAGAACCAATACCTTTTTACCGTGATTTTTGGCTAAACAAGTCGCCAGGTTAACAGTGAGGGTAGTTTTACCGACTCCACCCTTCATGTTTGCAGTTGCAATTACATATCCCATTTTGATTTCCTTTGCTGACGCATTCCCATTTTGGTAGCGTACATATTATCTAATAGATTTTCACTTTGGTTAATTTATTCTTTGGGAAGATGGGGAAAATGTGTTTGTTAGTATTTTTTGTAGTTTAGGTGATTATATGTCCAAATTTTTGGATAAGTTGGGAATATTGAGTGTTTTTACGTAATTGAACAACCACGGTTTTAACATCACTGATATGCAGTAATTATTGTGAATATTTTCCGTATAAATACTAATTTTATTGACTTTTTTCTACAAAACTTTAAGTAAACTTTATAATTTCAAATACTCATGCTATGACATAATTATTCGTATATTTAAATTCTCATAATGATTATTGTTTCTTAGAGGTAGAATACCTTGCTTTTTAATCCTGCACTGTGTCGTAATGAAAGCGAAGTAGAAAGTAAACTGATAGTTCAATATTTGCTACCACATTTAGGTTATACACCGGATACATGGCATCAAGAAGTAGCTGTTGGTAGTATTCGCTTAGATTTTTTGGCATTTTCAGCACAAGCTGTACCTTTTGTGTTAGATGCTAATTCACCGTTAAGTGTAGTAATGGAGGCAAAGCACCCTAAGCAAAATTTAGATCATCACATTTTCCGATTAAGGCATTATTTAACGAGTTTAAATGTGCGTTATGGGTTGTTAACTAATGGTAAGGAGATCAGAATATATGAAAAGTATGATGATCAAATTATCTTAGTTTTTCAATGTAATGGTGATGAAGTTGAGGAGAAGATTGAGGAAATTAGGGGGTTAGTTGGTAGGGAGAGTTTGAAGAATAGAGAGTTTAAAGAAAGGTTAGAAGTACAAGTATCAAAGTTAGAATCTAATAAGGAGCATTCTATGAAGACTATTGCAATTTATCACAATAAAGGTGGAGTGGGGAAAACAACCGTTGCAGTTAATTTAGCAGCAGCTTTGAGTCATAAAGGTAAAAAAGTTTTATTAATTGATATAGACTCTCAGGCTAATACAACTTTTGCCACAGGTTTGATCAAGTTCCAATTTGAAGAAGATGATGATTTAAGAGATAAAAATATTTATCATCTACTAGAATCCGCAGAACATGACTTTATTCCTGACATCGCTCGGAAATCAAATTATTTCAATAATCCAG from Okeanomitos corallinicola TIOX110 includes the following:
- the rpsR gene encoding 30S ribosomal protein S18; amino-acid sequence: MSYYRRRLSPIKPGEPIDYKDVDLLRKFITERGKILPRRITGLTCQQQRQLTSAIKRARIVALLPFINAEA
- a CDS encoding AAA family ATPase, producing MLFNPALCRNESEVESKLIVQYLLPHLGYTPDTWHQEVAVGSIRLDFLAFSAQAVPFVLDANSPLSVVMEAKHPKQNLDHHIFRLRHYLTSLNVRYGLLTNGKEIRIYEKYDDQIILVFQCNGDEVEEKIEEIRGLVGRESLKNREFKERLEVQVSKLESNKEHSMKTIAIYHNKGGVGKTTVAVNLAAALSHKGKKVLLIDIDSQANTTFATGLIKFQFEEDDDLRDKNIYHLLESAEHDFIPDIARKSNYFNNPEFEVIPAHIILVEKQERLNKLAKTRLRLMKKLENVENEYDIVIIDTPPSRDVYAEVALITADYLIIPSDLKPFANQGLPTVKNFINEQIQEYREVFGKEPLNILGVLPSKISTNSRFLQYTFPRQRDIIPEKYDLPLMESVIYDRSVLSECLNKTITIGELEYPDPKSVIKYAEEVKSSAQKSALEFEILANEVLQKIGVQV
- the glp gene encoding gephyrin-like molybdotransferase Glp yields the protein MLSVRDAEATILNSVKPLDNQLDVEFIDLLMANNRILATPVTSSVNFPHWDNSAMDGYAVRYADVHQARSDKPVVLEIVAEIPAGYQPQITIKPGQAARIFTGAVMPAGADTVVMQEKTHRQDNRVLIFIAPQPREFVRRKGDFYQAGTELLPGGIVLTAGEIAVLAGAGREQVGVFRRPKVAIFSSGDELVMPEQLLKPGQIVDSNQFALATLMRELGAEVLLLGIVEDDPEALTEIIDYAIANADIVISTGGVSVGDYDYIGKTLASLGGKVHFQSVQMRPGKPLTFATFPNSLYFGLPGNPVSALVTCWRFVKPAIRRMAGLAQGWGGKFIRVRSHSQLQSHGKMETYICGNLHLVNGVYQFHKAQGNDSSGNLINLVQTNALAVLPVGQTLVSPGEEVVVLQP
- the radC gene encoding DNA repair protein RadC; translation: MTYCLRIADLPENERPRERLMTHGAKILATAELIAILLGTGQGPGKLSAVGLGQHILQELGKNQRDPLGALREVTPAELMEIHGVGSAKATTILAAIELGKRVFLSRPADGTVIDSPLAAAATLSQDLMWQSQERFAVVLLDVKNRFLGTKVITIGTATETLASPRDIFREVIRHGATRMIIAHNHPSGNLEPSEADIELTKQLLSGALVLNIPLLDHLILGNGTHQSLREITTLWDDCPQED
- a CDS encoding RDD family protein, whose product is MSIIKTPQKHYPKGTITRRCIALGIDFLGIWLVSSLLGSSKIGIQFVQIFVFILAWLILRVVIVVNNQGQSLGRWAVDLKVLAIENGQIVSRIPQLSALLQREGIICFNTLLASIGLSNIIANPTAILFLLPLVIDCGAALSNAKMRQAFHDRYARTIIVSSQRGYSLDLKIQRLVEKVQRNVRR
- a CDS encoding ribonuclease R family protein, with the protein product MEKGTLVEFKVQGDSRLGVVDRPDGKTRWFVIDARGQSHSLAPRQITYTVNSNGTTYKPGDIPNFLKEVQPYLDPSSLEVAWELLVEDGENATSRQMANLLFSESEPQHCYAAHCLLSEDKLYFKQKGDAYEPRSAAQVAERKHQIEVEAQKAKGQQEFLARVEQALNGDTVEWQRHDRQRLEALEKYATLVADIIRMGINADVLVRTYPPPAPVLETMNMLGRSATPQTALQLLIDLSWWSPHENLFLRRSAIPVQFPNQVLEVAQENLDSPPADLDTNRVDLTHLKVYTVDDESTTEIDDGLSWETLPDGREQLWVHIADPTRWLIPEDELDLEARKRGSTVYLPTGMIPMFPEVLATGPMSLVQGRICCALSFGVVLDENGGVEEYRIHPSLIKPTYRLTYEDVDEMLELGVEAEPEIAAIANLAQKRKTWRYNQGAISINMPEAMIKVKDDDISIDILDDSPSRQLVAEMMILAGEVAARYGQTHNIPLPFRGQPQPELPPEEELLQLPAGFVRFCAMRRCMPKSEMSINPVRHAGLGLDTYTQATSPIRRYSDLLTHFQLKAHLRGENLPFSAEELKEVMMTVTTTTQELTMVERQTNRYYALEYLRRHPEQVWQITVLMWLREDSNLALILLEDLGLQLPMMFRRTVCLGEQVSVKVSIADPQKDIIQFQEIIYQEAVN
- the rpmG gene encoding 50S ribosomal protein L33, translated to MAKSKGARLIVTLECTECRTNPDKRSPGVSRYTSTKNRRNTTARLELKKFCRHCNKHTVHKEIK
- a CDS encoding ParA family protein, which translates into the protein MGYVIATANMKGGVGKTTLTVNLATCLAKNHGKKVLVLDLDSQISATLSLMSPLEFAKRRKQRKTFRYLIDEVINPEPNPELQIHDIIESQLCKLPGLDLLPGDIDLYDEFVVSEMLHNQAVALEENDFETIWNRFERVLIRDILKPVREKYDFILLDCAPGYNLMTRSALATSDFYVLPAKPEPLSVVGIQLLERRIAKLKDSHEHEAKINTKMLGIVFSMCNTNLLTGRYYKQVMHRVVEDFGVETICQSQIPVDVNVARAVDSFMPVALMSPGSAGAKAFTQLTQELLQKLPSDR